From Bacillus pumilus, one genomic window encodes:
- the acnA gene encoding aconitate hydratase AcnA, whose protein sequence is MSKQQQVAKQDAFQSRKTFSTNGKTYHYYSLEALEKQGIGNVSKLPYSIKVLLESVLRQVDGRVIKKEHVENLAKWGTAEVKEIDVPFKPSRVILQDFTGVPAVVDLASLRKAMADVGGDPDKINPEIPVDLVIDHSVQVDKAGTEDALNINMDLEFERNAERYNFLSWAKKAFNNYQAVPPATGIVHQVNLEYLASVVHAIEEDGEIITYPDTLVGTDSHTTMINGIGVLGWGVGGIEAEAGMLGQPSYFPVPEVIGAKLVGELPNGTTATDLALKVTQVLREKGVVNKFVEFFGPGVAQLPLADRATIANMAPEYGATCGFFPVDEEALAYLRLTGRDEEQINIVEEYSRANGLFYTPDAEEPIFTDVVEIDLSQIESNLSGPKRPQDLIPLSEMKETFHQHIESPAGNQGFGLEKSELDKQIEFDLANGEKAVMKTGAIAIAAITSCTNTSNPYVLIGAGLVAKKASELGMKVPNYVKTSLAPGSKVVTGYLVNSGLLPYLRDLGFNIVGYGCTTCIGNSGPLAQEIEDAVSENDLLITSVLSGNRNFEGRIHPLVKGNYLASPPLVVAYALAGTVNIDLTKDPIGVDKNGENVYFDDIWPSMDEINSVVKSTVTPELFRSEYETVFDNNDRWNEIKTTDDALYKWDENSTYIDNPPFFENLSVEPGKVEPLKGLRVVAKFGDSVTTDHISPAGAIGKDTPAGKYLQERGVSPRDFNSYGSRRGNHHVMMRGTFANIRIKNQIAPGTEGGYTTYWPTGEVTSIYDACMRYKEDGTGLAILAGKDYGMGSSRDWAAKGTNLLGIKFVLAESFERIHRSNLVFMGVLPLQFKDGESAETHGLTGTETFEVHVDETVRPRDLVTVKAIDTDGNEKIFEVVVRFDSEVEIDYYRHGGILQMVLREKLASN, encoded by the coding sequence ATGTCGAAACAGCAGCAAGTCGCTAAACAAGACGCTTTTCAATCTAGAAAAACGTTTTCGACAAATGGGAAAACGTATCACTATTATTCGTTAGAAGCACTAGAGAAACAAGGAATCGGAAATGTTTCTAAGCTGCCTTATTCCATTAAGGTACTTTTAGAATCAGTGCTTCGCCAAGTAGACGGTAGAGTGATCAAGAAGGAACACGTTGAAAACTTGGCAAAATGGGGAACTGCCGAGGTCAAAGAAATTGATGTTCCATTTAAACCTTCTCGTGTTATTTTACAAGACTTCACGGGTGTACCAGCCGTCGTTGACCTTGCTTCTTTAAGAAAAGCAATGGCAGATGTAGGCGGGGATCCGGATAAAATCAACCCTGAAATTCCAGTTGACCTTGTCATTGACCACTCAGTACAAGTTGATAAAGCTGGAACTGAAGATGCTTTAAACATTAACATGGATTTAGAATTCGAACGTAACGCAGAGCGTTATAACTTCCTTAGCTGGGCAAAGAAAGCGTTTAATAACTATCAAGCTGTTCCGCCTGCAACAGGGATTGTTCACCAAGTAAACTTAGAGTACCTTGCAAGTGTTGTTCATGCGATTGAAGAAGATGGTGAGATCATCACTTACCCAGATACATTGGTTGGTACTGACTCTCATACAACCATGATCAACGGTATCGGCGTACTTGGATGGGGCGTTGGCGGTATTGAAGCAGAAGCTGGTATGCTCGGTCAGCCTTCATACTTCCCAGTACCAGAAGTCATTGGTGCTAAATTAGTTGGAGAGCTTCCAAACGGAACGACTGCAACTGACCTTGCATTAAAAGTGACACAAGTTCTGCGTGAAAAAGGCGTAGTGAACAAATTCGTTGAATTTTTCGGACCTGGAGTTGCACAACTGCCGTTAGCGGATCGTGCAACGATTGCGAATATGGCGCCTGAATACGGTGCTACTTGCGGATTCTTCCCAGTAGATGAGGAAGCTCTTGCTTACCTTCGCCTTACTGGACGTGATGAAGAGCAAATTAATATCGTTGAAGAATATTCTCGCGCAAATGGCTTATTCTATACGCCAGATGCAGAAGAGCCAATTTTTACGGATGTTGTGGAAATTGACCTTTCTCAAATTGAATCAAACTTATCTGGTCCAAAGCGTCCACAAGATTTGATTCCACTTTCTGAAATGAAAGAGACGTTCCATCAGCACATTGAAAGCCCAGCTGGTAACCAAGGTTTTGGCTTAGAAAAATCGGAGCTGGATAAACAAATTGAATTTGATCTTGCAAATGGTGAAAAAGCTGTGATGAAGACAGGTGCGATTGCGATTGCAGCGATTACGAGCTGTACGAATACATCGAATCCATACGTCTTAATCGGAGCAGGTCTTGTTGCGAAGAAAGCAAGTGAGCTTGGTATGAAGGTGCCAAACTACGTGAAAACGTCACTAGCACCAGGTTCTAAGGTTGTGACAGGATACCTCGTGAACTCAGGACTTCTTCCATACTTAAGAGACCTCGGATTTAACATCGTTGGGTATGGCTGTACAACATGTATCGGAAACTCAGGACCGCTTGCGCAAGAAATCGAGGATGCTGTCTCTGAAAATGATCTGCTGATCACTTCTGTTTTATCAGGTAACCGTAACTTTGAAGGGCGTATCCACCCGCTTGTGAAAGGAAACTACCTTGCATCTCCACCATTAGTTGTGGCGTATGCACTTGCTGGTACGGTGAATATTGATTTAACAAAAGACCCTATCGGTGTGGATAAAAATGGTGAGAACGTTTATTTCGATGATATTTGGCCATCAATGGACGAAATCAACAGCGTCGTCAAAAGCACTGTCACACCTGAGTTATTCCGTTCAGAGTATGAAACTGTTTTTGACAACAATGACCGCTGGAATGAAATTAAAACGACGGATGATGCATTGTACAAATGGGATGAAAATTCCACATACATTGATAACCCGCCATTCTTTGAAAACCTATCAGTTGAACCTGGTAAGGTTGAACCGCTTAAAGGCTTGCGCGTCGTTGCCAAGTTCGGTGACTCTGTGACAACTGACCATATTTCTCCTGCTGGAGCGATTGGTAAAGACACACCTGCGGGTAAATACTTGCAAGAAAGAGGCGTATCGCCTAGAGACTTTAACTCATACGGATCTCGCCGTGGTAACCACCATGTCATGATGAGAGGTACTTTTGCAAACATCCGTATTAAGAACCAAATCGCACCAGGAACAGAAGGCGGATATACAACTTATTGGCCAACTGGTGAAGTGACATCCATTTATGATGCATGCATGCGATATAAAGAAGATGGTACGGGTCTTGCAATCTTAGCAGGTAAAGACTACGGAATGGGTTCTTCACGTGACTGGGCTGCAAAAGGAACAAACCTTCTTGGAATTAAATTTGTTCTAGCTGAAAGCTTTGAGCGTATCCATAGAAGTAACCTTGTCTTCATGGGCGTACTTCCTTTACAGTTTAAAGACGGAGAAAGTGCAGAAACTCATGGTCTAACAGGAACAGAAACATTTGAAGTTCATGTTGATGAAACAGTTCGTCCACGTGATCTTGTCACTGTGAAAGCAATTGATACAGATGGCAATGAGAAAATATTTGAAGTGGTTGTTCGTTTTGATAGTGAAGTCGAAATTGACTACTATCGTCATGGCGGTATCCTTCAAATGGTACTTCGTGAAAAATTGGCAAGCAACTAA
- the parE gene encoding DNA topoisomerase IV subunit B, with protein MVKKQQVDYNDDSIQVLEGLEAVRKRPGMYIGSTDSRGLHHLVYEIVDNSVDEVLAGHGDHIVVKIHKDNSISVQDKGRGMPTGMHKLGKPTPEIILTVLHAGGKFGQGGYKTSGGLHGVGASVVNALSEWLTVTIERDGFIYHQRFENGGKPATSLEKIGKTKKTGTLIHFKPDPTMFSVTTYNFDTLSERLRESAFLLKGLKIELIDERHDVQETFYYETGIEAFVAYLNEEKDVLSEVVSFEGEHQSIEVDFAFQFNDGYSENILSFVNNVRTKDGGTHESGAKTAMTRAFNEYARKVALLKEKDKNLEGTDIREGLSAIISVRIPEELLQFEGQTKGKLGTSEARSAVDAVISEKLAYFLEENRETATLLVKKAIKAQQAREAARRAREEARSGKKRKKSEATLSGKLTPAQSRNPARNELYLVEGDSAGGSAKQGRDRKFQAVLPLRGKVINTEKAKLADIFKNEEINTIIHAIGGGVGVDFNVEDINYDKIVIMTDADTDGAHIQVLLLTFFYRYMKPLIEHGKVFIALPPLYKVSKGSGKKEIIEYAWSDEEMDDVLKKVGKGYTIQRYKGLGEMNADQLWETTMNPESRTLVRVKIDDAARVERRVTTLMGDKVEPRRKWIEKNVAFGLDEESNILENENLSLAEEV; from the coding sequence TTGGTTAAAAAGCAGCAAGTAGATTATAACGATGATTCTATTCAGGTGCTAGAGGGACTTGAAGCGGTCCGTAAACGTCCAGGGATGTATATTGGGTCTACGGATTCACGCGGTCTTCATCACCTTGTCTATGAGATTGTAGACAACTCTGTCGATGAAGTACTCGCTGGCCATGGAGATCATATCGTTGTCAAAATACATAAAGATAACAGCATTTCCGTCCAGGATAAAGGACGCGGGATGCCTACTGGTATGCATAAGCTTGGGAAACCGACACCTGAGATCATTTTAACGGTCCTTCACGCAGGCGGAAAATTTGGTCAAGGCGGATATAAAACAAGTGGTGGGCTTCACGGAGTTGGGGCATCTGTAGTAAACGCGCTGTCAGAATGGCTCACTGTCACAATTGAACGCGACGGCTTTATTTATCATCAGCGCTTTGAAAACGGCGGAAAGCCTGCCACATCACTTGAAAAAATCGGAAAAACGAAAAAAACAGGAACACTGATTCATTTTAAACCTGATCCAACTATGTTCAGTGTCACGACCTATAACTTCGATACTTTATCAGAACGTTTAAGAGAATCTGCCTTTTTATTAAAAGGATTAAAAATAGAGCTGATTGATGAACGACATGATGTACAAGAAACCTTTTATTATGAGACGGGCATTGAAGCCTTCGTTGCTTATTTAAATGAAGAAAAAGATGTTCTGAGTGAAGTGGTCTCATTTGAAGGAGAGCATCAATCCATCGAAGTAGATTTTGCTTTTCAATTCAATGACGGCTACTCGGAGAATATTCTTTCTTTCGTCAATAACGTCAGAACAAAAGATGGCGGTACGCATGAGTCTGGTGCCAAAACGGCGATGACGAGAGCCTTTAATGAATATGCGCGCAAAGTAGCCCTTCTAAAAGAAAAAGACAAAAATTTAGAAGGCACTGATATTCGCGAAGGACTGTCAGCAATTATTTCTGTCAGAATTCCTGAAGAACTGCTTCAATTTGAAGGCCAGACAAAAGGAAAGCTTGGGACAAGTGAGGCTCGCTCGGCTGTTGATGCTGTTATTTCTGAAAAGCTGGCTTATTTCCTTGAAGAAAACCGGGAAACAGCCACTCTTCTTGTGAAAAAAGCGATTAAAGCGCAGCAGGCAAGAGAAGCTGCTAGAAGAGCACGTGAAGAAGCAAGGAGCGGCAAGAAACGGAAAAAGTCCGAAGCAACACTGAGCGGAAAATTAACACCTGCTCAATCTAGAAACCCAGCAAGAAACGAATTGTACCTAGTAGAGGGCGACTCGGCGGGCGGATCAGCAAAGCAAGGGCGTGACCGTAAATTCCAAGCGGTGCTGCCGCTTCGTGGAAAGGTCATCAACACAGAAAAAGCGAAGCTTGCTGATATTTTCAAAAATGAAGAAATCAACACCATTATTCATGCGATCGGTGGAGGCGTCGGTGTCGATTTTAATGTAGAAGACATCAATTATGACAAAATCGTGATCATGACAGATGCTGATACAGATGGAGCGCATATTCAAGTGCTTCTACTGACGTTCTTCTACCGCTATATGAAGCCGCTGATTGAGCATGGCAAAGTGTTTATTGCACTACCGCCTTTATATAAAGTCAGCAAGGGCTCAGGGAAAAAAGAAATCATTGAGTACGCATGGTCTGATGAAGAAATGGATGACGTACTGAAGAAAGTTGGAAAAGGGTACACGATTCAGCGCTATAAAGGTTTAGGTGAAATGAACGCCGACCAGCTATGGGAAACGACAATGAATCCAGAATCGAGAACACTTGTCAGGGTCAAAATCGACGATGCTGCACGTGTGGAACGCCGCGTCACGACATTGATGGGTGACAAAGTAGAACCACGACGTAA
- a CDS encoding CoA-binding protein yields MNHPTKQEIGRILKSSKRIAVVGLSDQPHRTSYMVSKAMQDAGYEIIPVNPTIDEALGVKAVASLKDIKDPVDIVNVFRRSEFLPEVAEEFLEMDAPVFWAQQGIYHEEAKRLIEENGKVAIMDLCIKVAHAMTKTH; encoded by the coding sequence ATGAATCATCCTACGAAACAAGAAATTGGCCGTATATTAAAGAGCAGTAAACGAATTGCTGTTGTTGGATTATCAGATCAGCCGCACCGTACGTCTTATATGGTGTCTAAAGCGATGCAAGATGCCGGATATGAGATCATTCCGGTGAACCCAACGATTGATGAAGCACTTGGTGTGAAAGCAGTCGCTTCTTTAAAGGACATCAAAGATCCTGTTGATATCGTCAATGTCTTTAGACGTTCAGAGTTTTTGCCCGAGGTGGCAGAAGAATTTCTTGAAATGGACGCACCTGTTTTTTGGGCGCAGCAAGGCATCTATCACGAGGAAGCGAAAAGGCTGATTGAGGAAAATGGCAAGGTCGCCATCATGGATTTATGTATCAAGGTGGCTCATGCAATGACAAAAACTCATTAA
- a CDS encoding acid-soluble spore protein N → MGREHDKQAQFTPDHLGTKPVAYKRNKGKKMHNKSNEQPDVIQTKGE, encoded by the coding sequence ATGGGTAGAGAGCATGATAAACAAGCGCAGTTTACACCAGACCATTTAGGGACAAAACCTGTAGCATACAAACGTAATAAAGGAAAAAAGATGCATAATAAATCAAATGAACAGCCTGATGTCATACAGACGAAGGGCGAATAA
- the tlp gene encoding small acid-soluble spore protein Tlp: MNGKSYQSNPDDRSDNVEKLQDMIENTLDNIDESEAAMALSTDQEKQMIKQKNENRKMSIDAMRSEIKDEEAARKNGYTE; encoded by the coding sequence ATGAATGGAAAGTCATATCAATCCAATCCAGATGATCGTTCTGATAATGTTGAAAAGCTGCAAGATATGATCGAAAACACCCTTGACAATATCGATGAATCTGAAGCAGCGATGGCCCTTTCGACAGATCAAGAAAAACAGATGATCAAGCAAAAAAATGAAAATAGAAAAATGAGTATTGATGCCATGCGTTCTGAGATCAAGGACGAAGAAGCAGCAAGAAAAAATGGCTATACCGAATAA
- a CDS encoding acyl-CoA thioesterase: MYVSKKEIEVRYAETDQMGIVYHANYLIWMEVGRTALIKELGFSYAQLEADGALAPVIDLQVQYKKPLLYGETATVHTWIEEYNGLKTVYGYEIQKPDGQTAITGTTSHICVDKETFRPIQFRKAFPAWHKVYEQSKKQV, encoded by the coding sequence GTGTATGTATCTAAAAAAGAAATAGAAGTCCGTTATGCAGAAACAGACCAAATGGGCATCGTGTATCATGCCAATTATTTAATCTGGATGGAAGTCGGCAGAACAGCACTGATTAAAGAATTAGGATTTTCCTATGCGCAGCTAGAAGCAGACGGCGCTCTTGCACCCGTTATAGATTTACAGGTGCAATATAAAAAACCATTGCTGTACGGTGAAACAGCGACAGTTCATACATGGATTGAAGAATACAATGGACTCAAAACGGTGTATGGCTACGAAATTCAAAAGCCTGATGGGCAAACAGCGATTACAGGGACAACCTCACATATTTGTGTAGACAAAGAAACCTTTAGACCTATTCAATTTAGAAAAGCTTTTCCTGCCTGGCACAAAGTATACGAACAGTCGAAGAAGCAGGTTTAA
- a CDS encoding HesB/YadR/YfhF family protein, with the protein MKLTIKEDALNWYKDELDLEKGDQVRFFVRYGGCSNVQKGFSLGVAKDEPQNAGATAEIEGITFFVEESDIWYFDNHDLHIDYNESVKEPEFHYE; encoded by the coding sequence TTGAAATTAACAATAAAAGAAGATGCACTCAATTGGTACAAGGATGAATTAGATTTAGAAAAAGGTGATCAAGTTCGCTTTTTTGTGAGATATGGCGGGTGCAGTAATGTACAAAAAGGCTTTTCTCTCGGCGTCGCAAAAGATGAACCTCAAAATGCTGGGGCAACCGCTGAAATAGAAGGTATTACTTTCTTTGTTGAAGAAAGTGATATTTGGTATTTTGACAACCATGATCTGCATATTGATTATAACGAGTCCGTGAAAGAACCAGAGTTTCATTATGAATAA
- the plsY gene encoding glycerol-3-phosphate 1-O-acyltransferase PlsY yields the protein MLIALMFILAYLLGSIPSGLIVGKAAKGIDIREHGSGNLGATNAFRTLGIKAGSIVISADILKGTLASALPFFMQLDIHPLLAGVAAVIGHSFPVFAKFKGGKAVATSGGVLLFYTPFLFITMIAAFFLFLYISKYVSLSSMLTGIYTFIYSIFTKDVFLIIVVAVLAGFVIYRHIANLKRILNKTEPKIKWL from the coding sequence ATGTTAATTGCTTTGATGTTTATTTTGGCTTATCTTCTCGGCAGTATTCCATCCGGTCTCATTGTCGGGAAAGCTGCAAAGGGTATCGATATCCGTGAACATGGCAGCGGAAACCTAGGTGCAACGAATGCATTTCGTACACTTGGCATAAAAGCAGGGTCTATCGTGATTTCAGCTGATATTTTAAAGGGGACCCTTGCTTCTGCTTTACCGTTTTTCATGCAACTGGACATTCATCCCTTATTAGCAGGAGTTGCTGCTGTTATCGGTCACAGCTTTCCTGTCTTTGCAAAATTTAAAGGGGGAAAAGCAGTCGCTACATCTGGCGGCGTGTTATTATTTTATACCCCATTCTTATTTATTACGATGATCGCTGCTTTTTTCTTATTTTTATACATTAGTAAATATGTTTCACTATCATCTATGCTGACCGGCATCTATACATTCATTTACAGCATATTCACCAAAGACGTATTCTTAATCATTGTTGTTGCCGTTCTTGCTGGTTTTGTGATCTACAGACACATCGCCAACCTCAAACGAATCCTCAACAAAACTGAACCGAAAATCAAATGGCTCTAG
- a CDS encoding TlpA family protein disulfide reductase gives MWKKGMASAVLLVLIGLLAWNLLGPKEPAIGLEKGDQAPDFELKTLDGQTASLSDYQGKKVLVNFWATWCKPCRTEMPDLDAIRSEYDQVEVLAVNLTTTEKSVDHVAAFADELKLSFPILLDQKGIQARYQVLSYPTTYILDEKGRIVSVKHQMLTKKEIEQELGL, from the coding sequence ATGTGGAAAAAAGGAATGGCAAGCGCTGTTTTACTTGTGTTGATTGGTTTACTTGCGTGGAATTTACTTGGACCAAAAGAGCCCGCAATCGGTCTTGAAAAAGGGGATCAAGCCCCTGATTTTGAACTTAAAACCCTAGATGGTCAAACGGCCTCGTTATCTGATTACCAAGGGAAAAAGGTGCTCGTCAATTTTTGGGCGACATGGTGTAAGCCATGCAGGACAGAAATGCCGGATCTAGACGCAATTAGAAGCGAATATGATCAGGTCGAAGTACTTGCGGTGAATTTGACGACCACTGAAAAAAGTGTAGATCATGTTGCAGCATTTGCAGATGAATTAAAGCTGAGCTTTCCTATTTTATTGGATCAAAAAGGCATTCAAGCACGATATCAGGTGCTTTCATACCCCACGACATACATATTAGATGAAAAAGGAAGAATCGTGTCTGTAAAGCATCAAATGCTGACAAAAAAAGAAATTGAGCAAGAGCTGGGTCTATAA
- a CDS encoding FbpB family small basic protein, translating to MRRRKRRTFEELVLENKKELLSNEEFLNQLEEKLEERFRQK from the coding sequence ATGAGAAGAAGAAAACGCCGTACATTTGAAGAGCTTGTACTTGAAAATAAAAAAGAATTATTAAGCAATGAGGAGTTTTTAAACCAGCTTGAAGAAAAGTTGGAAGAGCGTTTTAGACAGAAATAA